In one window of Pseudomonas sp. IAC-BECa141 DNA:
- a CDS encoding xanthine dehydrogenase family protein molybdopterin-binding subunit, which translates to MSRLPNDFALSNLSRRGFLKGVGATGALVLAASWGWQDALAEDKPKQFGADGMPNGWIDDPKVYVSIAADGTVTVVCNRSEMGQGVRTSLTMVVADELEADWAHVKVQQAPGDEVRFGNQDTDGSRSMRHWYEPMRRCGAAARTMLEQAAAAQWKVPVGECRAQLHKVIHTPSGRELGYGELAAAASALTVPARDSLRLKQPAEFRYIGKEGTKAIDGADIVNGRAVYGADVHFDGMLFAVIARPAVYGGKVKSVDDSAALKVPGVLKVIQIEPRPLPSEFQPLGGVAVVASNTWAALKGREALKIEWDDGPNASYDSVAYRKEIEAASQKPGKVVRNTGDTDKAIGSAASTLEASYYLPHLAQAPMEPMVAIARYKDGTCEAWAPSQAPQVTRERIAERLGLPFDNVTFNVTLLGGGFGRKSKPDFVVEAAVLAKEFPGKAVRVQWTREDDIHNSYFHTVSAEYLKAGVGKDGLPSAWLHRTVAPSITALFAPGMNHEAAFELGMGFTNMAYAIPNVRLENPEATVHTRVGWYRSVSNIPHGFAIQSFVDELAHKAKEDPLKYQIKLLGPDRQIDPRTLSEEWNYGESPERYPIDTGRMRTVLETAAKAAGWGRQLPKGRGLGLAVHYSFVTYVAAVIEVEVKDDGTLIVHKADIAVDCGPQINPERIRSQFEGACVMGLGNAVWGEISFKDGKVQQDNFHMYEVARMSLAPKEVAVHLVTPPGEVPLGGVGEPGVPPIAPALCNAIFAATGQRIRSLPVRYQLQGWQKAQA; encoded by the coding sequence ATGAGCCGTTTACCGAACGATTTCGCCCTGAGCAATCTGAGTCGCCGGGGCTTCCTGAAGGGCGTCGGCGCCACCGGTGCACTGGTACTGGCGGCGAGCTGGGGCTGGCAGGATGCGCTGGCCGAAGACAAACCGAAGCAGTTCGGCGCCGACGGCATGCCCAACGGCTGGATCGACGATCCGAAGGTTTACGTCAGCATTGCCGCCGATGGCACGGTGACTGTGGTCTGCAACCGCTCGGAAATGGGCCAGGGCGTGCGCACCAGCCTGACCATGGTGGTGGCCGATGAACTGGAAGCCGACTGGGCGCACGTCAAGGTTCAGCAGGCGCCGGGGGATGAAGTGCGCTTCGGCAACCAGGACACCGACGGCTCGCGCAGCATGCGTCACTGGTACGAGCCGATGCGCCGTTGCGGCGCTGCCGCCCGGACTATGCTGGAGCAGGCCGCCGCCGCGCAGTGGAAGGTGCCGGTCGGCGAATGCCGCGCGCAACTGCATAAAGTCATTCACACACCGTCCGGGCGCGAGCTGGGGTACGGTGAGCTGGCTGCTGCGGCCAGTGCACTGACGGTGCCGGCCCGTGACAGCCTGCGGCTCAAGCAACCGGCGGAATTCCGCTACATCGGCAAGGAAGGCACCAAAGCCATCGACGGTGCCGACATCGTCAATGGCCGCGCGGTGTACGGGGCCGATGTGCATTTCGACGGCATGCTGTTCGCGGTCATTGCGCGTCCGGCGGTATACGGCGGCAAGGTCAAGTCGGTGGACGACAGCGCCGCGCTGAAAGTGCCGGGCGTACTCAAAGTCATCCAGATCGAACCCCGGCCATTGCCTTCGGAATTCCAGCCATTGGGTGGCGTGGCCGTGGTGGCCAGCAACACCTGGGCCGCATTGAAGGGCCGCGAGGCACTGAAGATCGAGTGGGACGATGGCCCGAACGCCAGTTACGACTCGGTCGCCTATCGCAAGGAGATCGAAGCCGCTTCGCAGAAGCCGGGCAAAGTCGTGCGCAACACCGGTGACACCGACAAAGCCATCGGCAGTGCTGCCAGCACGCTGGAAGCCTCTTATTATTTGCCGCATCTGGCCCAGGCACCCATGGAGCCGATGGTTGCCATTGCCCGTTACAAGGATGGCACCTGCGAGGCATGGGCACCGAGCCAGGCGCCGCAGGTCACCCGCGAGCGGATCGCCGAACGTCTGGGGCTGCCATTCGATAACGTGACCTTCAATGTCACGCTGTTGGGCGGTGGTTTCGGGCGCAAGTCCAAACCGGACTTCGTCGTTGAAGCGGCCGTGCTCGCCAAGGAATTTCCTGGCAAGGCAGTGCGCGTGCAATGGACCCGCGAAGATGACATCCACAATTCGTATTTCCACACGGTGTCCGCCGAATACCTCAAGGCCGGCGTGGGCAAGGATGGCTTGCCGTCCGCCTGGCTGCACCGCACGGTAGCGCCGAGCATCACTGCGCTGTTTGCACCGGGCATGAATCACGAAGCCGCGTTCGAGTTGGGCATGGGCTTTACCAACATGGCCTACGCGATTCCCAACGTGCGCCTGGAAAACCCCGAGGCCACGGTGCATACACGGGTTGGCTGGTACCGTTCGGTGTCGAACATTCCCCATGGTTTTGCGATTCAGAGTTTCGTCGACGAACTGGCGCACAAGGCCAAGGAAGATCCGCTCAAGTACCAGATCAAATTGCTCGGCCCGGACCGGCAGATCGACCCGCGTACGCTCAGTGAAGAGTGGAACTACGGCGAGTCCCCCGAGCGTTATCCGATCGACACCGGGCGCATGCGCACCGTGCTGGAAACGGCGGCCAAGGCGGCGGGTTGGGGGCGTCAGTTGCCCAAGGGCCGTGGTCTCGGATTGGCGGTGCATTACAGCTTCGTTACCTATGTGGCGGCGGTGATCGAAGTCGAGGTCAAGGACGACGGCACGCTGATCGTGCACAAGGCCGATATCGCCGTCGATTGCGGCCCGCAGATCAACCCCGAGCGGATCCGTTCGCAATTCGAAGGCGCGTGCGTGATGGGCCTGGGCAATGCCGTATGGGGCGAAATCAGCTTCAAGGACGGCAAGGTGCAGCAGGACAACTTCCATATGTATGAAGTGGCGCGCATGTCGCTGGCGCCGAAGGAAGTCGCGGTGCACCTGGTGACGCCGCCGGGCGAGGTGCCATTGGGCGGTGTTGGTGAGCCGGGCGTGCCGCCGATTGCGCCGGCGCTGTGCAACGCAATCTTTGCCGCGACCGGCCAGCGCATCCGCAGCCTGCCGGTGCGTTACCAGTTGCAGGGCTGGCAAAAGGCGCAAGCGTAA
- a CDS encoding (2Fe-2S)-binding protein has protein sequence MITLKLNGQDHPLDVTEDMPLLWAIRDVAGYNGTKFGCGMGLCGACTIHIDGAPARSCITPIGSVVGQNVTTIDNLHADPVGQIVQQAWLDTAVAQCGYCQGGQIMSATALLKTNPNPSDEQIEEAMVGNICRCGTYNRIKTAIRQASTHLKEAKA, from the coding sequence ATGATTACCCTGAAACTCAATGGTCAAGACCATCCACTCGATGTCACCGAGGACATGCCGCTGTTGTGGGCGATCCGTGACGTCGCCGGTTACAACGGCACCAAGTTCGGCTGCGGCATGGGCCTGTGCGGTGCATGCACCATTCATATCGACGGCGCGCCGGCGCGCAGTTGCATCACGCCGATCGGTTCGGTGGTCGGGCAGAACGTGACCACCATCGACAACCTGCATGCCGACCCGGTTGGCCAGATCGTCCAGCAAGCCTGGCTCGACACGGCTGTAGCCCAATGTGGTTACTGCCAGGGCGGGCAGATCATGTCCGCCACTGCGTTACTCAAGACCAACCCGAACCCGAGCGACGAACAGATCGAAGAAGCGATGGTCGGCAACATCTGCCGCTGCGGCACCTACAACCGGATCAAGACTGCGATCCGTCAGGCCTCCACTCATCTGAAGGAGGCCAAGGCATGA
- the murB gene encoding UDP-N-acetylmuramate dehydrogenase, which produces MSLQVQPQVSLKPFNTFGVDVRAQLFAEAHSDADVREALAYATSHDVPLLVIGGGSNLLLTADIPALVLRMASRGIRVISDDGNRVVIEAEAGEPWHPFVQHTLALGFSGLENLSLIPGTVGAAPMQNIGAYGVEIKDVFAGLTALDRQTGELRDFSLEECNFAYRDSVFKQQPGRWLILRVRFALDRVAHLHLEYGPVRQRLIEQGIEQPTPTDVSRAICSIRSEKLPDPAVLGNAGSFFKNPLVSAAVVAQIKARHPDLVAYAQPDGQMKLAAGWLIERAGWKGFREADAGVHKLQALVLVNYGAATGLQLLDLAQRIQKDISERFNVELEMEPNRY; this is translated from the coding sequence ATGAGTTTGCAGGTGCAACCGCAGGTTTCCCTGAAACCCTTCAATACCTTTGGCGTTGACGTTCGCGCGCAGCTGTTTGCCGAAGCCCACAGTGATGCTGATGTGCGCGAAGCCCTGGCTTACGCGACCTCCCACGACGTGCCGTTGCTGGTGATCGGCGGCGGCAGCAATCTGTTGCTCACGGCGGATATCCCGGCTTTGGTGCTGCGCATGGCCAGCCGTGGCATCCGCGTCATCAGTGACGACGGCAACCGCGTGGTGATTGAAGCCGAAGCCGGTGAGCCGTGGCATCCGTTTGTCCAGCACACGCTGGCGCTGGGCTTTTCCGGGCTGGAAAACCTCAGCCTGATCCCCGGCACGGTCGGTGCCGCGCCGATGCAGAACATCGGTGCCTATGGTGTCGAGATCAAGGACGTCTTCGCCGGCCTGACGGCGCTGGATCGCCAGACCGGCGAGCTGCGTGACTTCAGTCTGGAAGAGTGCAACTTCGCCTACCGTGACAGCGTGTTCAAACAGCAGCCGGGTCGCTGGTTGATCCTGCGGGTGCGCTTCGCACTGGATCGAGTCGCCCATCTGCACCTGGAATACGGCCCGGTACGTCAGCGCCTGATCGAGCAGGGTATCGAGCAGCCGACACCGACGGACGTCAGTCGAGCGATTTGCAGCATCCGCAGCGAAAAGCTGCCGGATCCAGCAGTGCTCGGTAATGCTGGCAGTTTCTTCAAGAACCCGCTGGTGTCGGCGGCCGTAGTCGCACAGATCAAGGCGCGGCATCCGGATCTGGTGGCCTACGCGCAACCGGACGGGCAGATGAAACTGGCGGCCGGCTGGTTGATCGAGCGTGCCGGTTGGAAAGGTTTTCGTGAGGCCGATGCCGGCGTGCATAAATTGCAGGCGCTGGTGCTGGTCAACTACGGCGCGGCGACCGGGCTGCAATTGCTCGATCTGGCCCAGCGCATCCAGAAAGACATTTCAGAGCGTTTCAATGTCGAGTTGGAAATGGAGCCCAATCGCTATTGA
- a CDS encoding low molecular weight protein-tyrosine-phosphatase, which produces MRVLFVCLGNICRSPTAEGVLRHKLREAGLADQVEVASAGTGDWHVGNPPDKRSQAAAKLRGYDLSAQRAQQVSRADFASYDLILAMDNSNLRNLKALQPSTGKAELDLFLRRYAGVVDEVPDPYYDGDQGFEQVLDLIERACDQLLIEVKGRL; this is translated from the coding sequence ATGCGCGTTTTGTTCGTGTGCCTGGGCAACATCTGCCGTTCGCCCACTGCCGAAGGTGTGCTGCGCCACAAGTTGCGCGAAGCGGGGCTGGCGGATCAGGTCGAAGTGGCCTCCGCCGGCACTGGCGACTGGCACGTCGGCAATCCGCCGGACAAGCGCAGTCAGGCCGCGGCCAAGCTGCGTGGTTATGACCTGTCGGCGCAGCGCGCTCAGCAGGTCAGCCGCGCCGATTTCGCCAGCTACGACCTGATCCTCGCCATGGACAACAGCAACCTGCGTAACCTCAAGGCCCTGCAGCCGTCCACCGGCAAGGCCGAGCTGGACCTGTTCCTGCGCCGCTATGCAGGTGTGGTCGACGAAGTGCCGGATCCTTATTACGACGGCGATCAGGGCTTCGAGCAGGTGCTGGATCTGATCGAGCGTGCCTGCGATCAGCTGTTGATCGAAGTGAAGGGGCGGTTATGA
- the kdsB gene encoding 3-deoxy-manno-octulosonate cytidylyltransferase — MTTAFTVVIPSRFASTRLPGKPLLDIAGKPMIQHVWEQASKSSASRVVVATDDARIVEACKAFGAEVVLTREDHNSGTDRLAEVAAKLGLEPDAIVVNVQGDEPLIPPSVIDQVAANLAAHTEAGMATLAEPIEDVETLFNPNVVKVVSDLNGLALTFSRATLPWARDAFAKSRDVLPEGVPYRRHIGIYAYRAGFLQDFVSWGPCWLENTESLEQLRALWHGVRIHVADALIAPPTGVDTAEDLERVRRLLEA; from the coding sequence ATGACCACAGCCTTCACCGTTGTCATCCCGTCGCGTTTCGCCTCGACCCGTCTTCCGGGCAAGCCGCTGCTGGACATCGCCGGCAAGCCGATGATCCAGCACGTCTGGGAGCAGGCCAGCAAAAGCAGCGCCAGCCGTGTGGTCGTGGCGACCGACGATGCGCGCATCGTCGAAGCCTGCAAGGCCTTCGGCGCCGAAGTGGTGCTGACCCGTGAAGATCACAACTCCGGCACCGATCGTCTGGCCGAAGTGGCCGCGAAGCTGGGCCTGGAGCCGGATGCCATCGTGGTCAACGTGCAGGGTGACGAACCGCTGATCCCGCCGAGCGTGATCGATCAGGTCGCCGCCAACCTCGCGGCCCACACCGAAGCAGGCATGGCCACTCTGGCCGAGCCGATCGAAGATGTCGAAACGCTGTTCAACCCGAACGTGGTCAAGGTTGTCAGTGACCTCAACGGTCTGGCGCTGACCTTCAGTCGCGCGACTCTGCCATGGGCTCGCGATGCCTTCGCCAAGAGTCGCGACGTGCTGCCGGAAGGCGTGCCGTATCGTCGCCACATCGGCATTTATGCGTACCGCGCAGGCTTCCTTCAGGACTTCGTGAGCTGGGGCCCTTGCTGGCTGGAGAACACCGAATCCCTTGAACAGCTGCGTGCCCTGTGGCACGGCGTGCGGATTCATGTGGCTGACGCCTTGATCGCGCCGCCAACCGGAGTCGACACCGCCGAAGACCTTGAGCGCGTCCGTCGCCTGCTGGAGGCCTGA
- a CDS encoding Trm112 family protein: MDTKLLDILACPVCKGPLKLSADKTELISKGAGLAYPIRDGIPVMLESEARTLTTDERLDK; the protein is encoded by the coding sequence ATGGACACCAAATTGCTCGACATCCTCGCCTGCCCGGTCTGCAAAGGCCCGCTCAAGCTCAGCGCCGACAAGACCGAACTGATCAGCAAGGGCGCCGGCCTGGCGTACCCGATCCGCGATGGCATTCCGGTGATGCTGGAAAGCGAAGCCCGCACCCTGACCACCGACGAGCGTCTGGATAAATGA
- the lpxK gene encoding tetraacyldisaccharide 4'-kinase, which yields MAMSDRLLAAWYQGHPALTLLRPLEWLYRRVVAGKRQRFLDGEGEIYQSPVPVIVVGNITVGGTGKTPMILWLIEHCRRHGLRVGVVSRGYGAKPAQLPWRVEADQTADIAGDEPLLIVQRTGVPLMIDPDRSAAVRALLDSEPLDLILSDDGMQHYRLARDLELVLIDAARGLGNQRCLPAGPLREPIERLQSVDGVLFNGALDDRDGGFAFRLKPSALVNLRSGERRSLDHFSPGQAVHAVAGIGNPQRFFNTLEALDWRPVPHAFADHAEYSVQALSFTPSLPVVMTEKDAVKCRAFAAADWWYLAVDAVPSPAFVAWFDTQLMRLLPDRLLP from the coding sequence ATGGCCATGTCCGATCGTCTGCTCGCCGCGTGGTATCAGGGGCACCCGGCCCTGACGCTGTTGCGGCCGCTGGAGTGGCTGTACCGTCGCGTCGTGGCCGGCAAGCGTCAGCGTTTTCTCGACGGCGAAGGCGAGATTTATCAGTCGCCGGTGCCGGTGATCGTGGTCGGCAATATCACCGTTGGCGGCACCGGCAAGACCCCGATGATCCTGTGGCTGATCGAGCACTGCCGACGCCACGGACTGCGGGTCGGTGTGGTCAGCCGTGGTTACGGCGCCAAACCGGCGCAACTGCCATGGCGGGTCGAAGCCGATCAGACTGCCGACATCGCCGGCGACGAACCCTTGCTGATTGTGCAGCGCACCGGCGTGCCGCTGATGATTGATCCCGATCGCAGCGCCGCCGTCAGAGCCCTGCTGGACAGCGAGCCGCTGGACCTGATCCTGTCCGATGACGGCATGCAGCATTACCGTCTGGCGCGCGATCTTGAGCTGGTGCTGATCGACGCCGCCCGAGGGCTTGGCAATCAGCGTTGCCTGCCCGCCGGCCCACTGCGCGAACCGATCGAGCGTCTGCAAAGCGTCGACGGCGTGTTGTTCAACGGCGCCCTCGACGATCGCGATGGCGGTTTCGCTTTCCGCCTCAAGCCTTCGGCGCTGGTCAATCTGCGCAGCGGCGAACGCCGGTCGCTCGATCATTTTTCGCCCGGTCAGGCCGTGCACGCGGTGGCCGGGATCGGCAACCCGCAACGTTTCTTCAATACCCTCGAAGCGCTAGACTGGCGGCCTGTGCCCCACGCGTTTGCCGACCACGCCGAATACAGCGTGCAGGCCTTGAGTTTCACGCCGTCATTGCCAGTGGTGATGACTGAAAAGGATGCGGTGAAGTGCCGTGCCTTCGCTGCTGCCGACTGGTGGTACCTGGCGGTCGATGCCGTGCCGTCTCCGGCCTTCGTGGCCTGGTTCGATACGCAGTTGATGCGCCTGTTGCCGGATCGTCTTTTGCCTTAA
- a CDS encoding ExbD/TolR family protein, producing MKFRRKPRETIDINLASLIDVVFILLLFFVVTTTFTRETQLRVDLPEAVSGSPAEDQQVKQLDVAISAEGVFSVNNKILPKNDLATLMEAMQKEANGDTSMPLSISADGKTQHQSVITAMDAAGKLGFSHLRMTTVEAAPKS from the coding sequence GTGAAATTCCGTCGCAAACCCCGGGAAACGATCGACATCAACCTCGCGTCGCTGATCGACGTGGTGTTCATCCTGTTGCTGTTTTTCGTCGTGACCACCACTTTCACCCGCGAAACCCAGCTGCGCGTCGATCTGCCCGAAGCGGTCAGCGGTTCACCGGCCGAGGATCAGCAGGTCAAGCAACTGGACGTCGCCATCAGCGCCGAAGGTGTGTTCTCGGTGAACAACAAGATTCTGCCGAAGAACGACCTGGCGACTCTGATGGAAGCCATGCAGAAGGAAGCCAATGGCGACACCAGCATGCCGTTGTCGATCAGTGCTGACGGCAAGACTCAGCACCAATCCGTGATCACCGCCATGGACGCGGCCGGCAAGCTCGGTTTCAGCCATCTGCGCATGACCACGGTCGAGGCGGCGCCAAAATCCTGA
- a CDS encoding MotA/TolQ/ExbB proton channel family protein — protein sequence MWELVKSGGWMMLPIILSSIAAMAIVAERLWTLRASRVTPEHLLGQVWVWIKDKQLNTEKLKELRANSPLGEILAAGLANSKHGREIMKECIEEAAARVIHELERYVSALGTIAAMSPLLGLLGTVLGMIDIFSAFTGSGMTTNAAVLAGGISKALITTAAGLMVGIPAVFFHRFLQRRIDELVVGMEQEAIKLVEVVQGDRDVDLAGGKA from the coding sequence GTGTGGGAATTGGTCAAATCCGGCGGCTGGATGATGTTGCCGATCATTCTGAGTTCCATCGCCGCCATGGCGATTGTCGCCGAGCGCCTGTGGACCCTGCGCGCCAGTCGCGTCACCCCTGAGCATTTGCTGGGTCAGGTCTGGGTCTGGATCAAGGACAAGCAGCTCAACACGGAAAAACTCAAGGAATTGCGCGCCAACTCGCCGCTGGGGGAAATCCTCGCCGCGGGTCTGGCCAACTCCAAGCATGGTCGCGAGATCATGAAGGAGTGCATCGAAGAGGCCGCCGCCCGGGTCATCCACGAGCTGGAACGCTACGTCAGCGCGCTGGGCACCATCGCTGCGATGTCGCCGTTGCTGGGGCTGCTGGGTACGGTGCTGGGCATGATCGACATTTTCAGCGCTTTCACCGGTTCCGGCATGACCACCAACGCTGCGGTGCTGGCCGGCGGTATTTCCAAGGCGCTGATCACCACCGCCGCGGGCCTGATGGTCGGTATTCCGGCGGTGTTCTTCCACCGTTTCCTGCAACGCCGCATCGATGAGCTGGTGGTGGGCATGGAACAGGAAGCGATCAAACTGGTGGAAGTGGTGCAGGGCGACCGTGACGTCGATCTGGCCGGGGGCAAAGCGTGA
- a CDS encoding DNA internalization-related competence protein ComEC/Rec2: MRTGMMALAAGLLAAVFLPALPPVGVLVVLPWVALMLLPFRSYPLAFLLLGFTWAGFNAQMALNDRLPHRLDGETRWVEGRVVGLPQNVESVVRFELADAHSRHEKLPSLMRLAWYAGPEVKSGERWRVAVKLKRPGGLLNPDAFDYEAWLLAQRIGATGTVKDGQRLAPAQWAWRDSIRQRLLAVDAQGRNGALAALVLGDGSGLSREDWQSLQDTGTVHLLVISGQHIGLLAALMYALVAGLARVGIWPLRWPWLPWACGLAFTAALGYGLLAGFDVPVRRACVMVALVLLWRLRFRHLGAWWPLLLAFDGVLLMDPLASLRPGLWLSFAAVGVLIFTFGGRLGPWRWWQTWTRAQWLIAIGLCPVLVALSLPISLSGPLANLLAVPWVSFAVLPPALLGTLLLPIPHVGEGLLWLAGGLIDGLFSTLALIAGRWPAWVPPTMQGWVWVLGGLGAVLLLLPRGVPLRPLGWPLLLVLAFPPRELLAEGVADVWQLDVGQGLAILIRTRHHTLLYDSGPRFGDFDLGERVVLPALRKLGVEHLDLMLLSHADADHAGGALAVAKGMTVRRIISGDPPGLPEALTAEACESGRQWQWDGVAFQLWQWADAHDSNQRSCVLQIEANGERLLLTGDIDSAAERDLLDSVLAVHTQWLQAPHHGSRSSSSMALLKALQPRAVLISRGQGNSFGHPHPTVIARYRKQGVHIHDSAEQGAIHLQLGRFQPARSMRQQRRFWRDPPLSEAEYR; this comes from the coding sequence ATGCGCACAGGGATGATGGCGCTGGCAGCCGGTCTGCTGGCTGCGGTTTTTTTACCGGCCTTGCCGCCGGTCGGGGTATTGGTGGTGTTGCCGTGGGTGGCGCTGATGCTGCTGCCGTTTCGCAGCTATCCACTGGCGTTTTTGCTGCTTGGATTCACATGGGCGGGTTTCAACGCGCAGATGGCGCTTAATGATCGACTGCCTCACCGGCTGGATGGCGAAACGCGCTGGGTGGAAGGGCGGGTCGTCGGCTTGCCGCAGAATGTGGAGAGCGTCGTGCGCTTTGAACTGGCCGATGCGCACTCACGTCACGAGAAGCTGCCATCACTGATGCGTCTGGCCTGGTATGCCGGGCCTGAGGTCAAAAGTGGCGAACGCTGGCGAGTGGCGGTCAAGCTCAAGCGCCCCGGTGGGCTGCTCAATCCAGATGCGTTCGATTATGAAGCCTGGCTGTTGGCGCAGCGCATCGGCGCCACCGGGACGGTGAAGGATGGCCAGCGTCTGGCGCCGGCGCAGTGGGCCTGGCGCGACAGCATTCGTCAGCGCTTGCTTGCGGTGGATGCTCAGGGACGCAACGGAGCCTTGGCCGCGTTGGTGCTGGGCGATGGCTCGGGACTCAGTCGCGAAGACTGGCAGTCCTTGCAGGATACCGGCACCGTGCACCTGCTGGTGATTTCCGGGCAGCACATTGGGCTGTTGGCGGCGTTGATGTATGCGCTGGTCGCCGGGCTGGCAAGGGTCGGGATTTGGCCGTTGCGTTGGCCCTGGCTGCCTTGGGCGTGTGGTCTGGCGTTCACGGCGGCGCTGGGTTACGGCCTGCTGGCCGGGTTCGACGTGCCGGTGCGGCGGGCGTGCGTAATGGTTGCACTGGTGTTGTTGTGGCGTTTGCGTTTTCGCCATCTCGGTGCGTGGTGGCCGTTGCTGCTGGCGTTCGACGGCGTGTTGTTGATGGATCCGCTGGCCAGCCTGCGTCCCGGGTTGTGGCTGTCATTCGCGGCAGTGGGTGTTTTGATCTTTACCTTCGGCGGCCGACTGGGGCCGTGGCGCTGGTGGCAGACCTGGACGCGCGCGCAATGGCTGATCGCGATCGGCTTGTGCCCGGTGCTGGTGGCGTTGAGCCTGCCGATCAGCCTCAGTGGGCCACTGGCCAATCTGCTGGCGGTGCCGTGGGTCAGTTTTGCGGTGCTGCCGCCGGCGCTGCTGGGCACTTTGTTGCTGCCAATCCCTCATGTCGGGGAAGGGTTGCTGTGGCTGGCCGGCGGGCTGATCGATGGCTTGTTCAGCACGCTGGCCCTGATTGCCGGGCGTTGGCCGGCGTGGGTGCCGCCGACGATGCAAGGGTGGGTCTGGGTGCTGGGAGGTCTTGGTGCCGTGTTGTTATTGCTGCCCCGGGGCGTTCCTTTGCGTCCATTGGGTTGGCCGTTGCTGCTGGTGCTGGCATTTCCGCCGCGAGAGCTTCTGGCCGAAGGCGTGGCCGATGTCTGGCAACTCGACGTCGGTCAGGGCCTGGCGATCCTGATCCGCACCCGCCATCACACCTTGCTGTACGACAGCGGCCCGCGTTTCGGTGACTTCGACCTCGGCGAGCGAGTGGTGCTGCCGGCATTGCGCAAACTTGGGGTGGAACACCTCGATCTGATGCTGCTCAGCCATGCCGATGCCGACCACGCAGGTGGCGCGCTCGCCGTGGCGAAAGGGATGACTGTCAGGCGGATCATCAGCGGCGATCCGCCGGGGCTGCCCGAAGCGCTGACCGCCGAGGCCTGCGAAAGCGGCCGGCAATGGCAGTGGGACGGCGTTGCCTTTCAGCTATGGCAGTGGGCCGACGCCCATGACAGCAACCAGCGGTCCTGCGTCCTGCAGATCGAAGCCAATGGCGAACGCTTGCTGTTGACCGGCGACATCGACAGCGCTGCCGAGCGGGACCTGCTCGACAGCGTGCTGGCAGTTCATACCCAATGGCTGCAAGCCCCGCATCACGGCAGCCGCAGTTCCTCTTCGATGGCCTTGCTCAAGGCTTTGCAGCCCCGGGCCGTGCTGATTTCCCGAGGGCAAGGCAATTCATTCGGCCATCCGCACCCGACCGTCATTGCCCGCTACCGCAAACAGGGAGTGCATATCCACGACAGCGCCGAGCAGGGTGCCATTCATCTGCAACTGGGGCGGTTTCAGCCGGCCCGGTCGATGCGTCAACAACGCCGGTTCTGGCGCGACCCGCCGTTGTCGGAGGCAGAGTACCGTTGA
- a CDS encoding DUF2062 domain-containing protein, producing the protein MPRRLFKRYMPDPTSIREHKSLRFLGTLLHDPNLWHLNRHSVARAMAVGLFAAFLPIPAQMLVAAVLAIMVRGNMPIAVSLVWLTNPITMPAVFFCTYQAGAWLMDVPARTLPDELTWEWISGELSTLWQPFLLGSVVVGLVLGALAYCLVMMYWRWWVARQWARRKKSRQA; encoded by the coding sequence ATGCCCCGGCGCTTATTCAAACGTTACATGCCCGATCCGACGAGCATCAGGGAACACAAATCCTTACGCTTTCTCGGCACGTTGCTGCATGACCCGAACCTCTGGCACCTCAACCGACACTCGGTGGCCCGCGCCATGGCCGTGGGCCTGTTTGCCGCGTTCCTGCCGATTCCCGCACAAATGCTGGTGGCCGCCGTCCTCGCGATCATGGTGCGCGGCAACATGCCGATTGCTGTCAGCCTGGTCTGGCTAACCAATCCGATCACCATGCCGGCGGTGTTTTTCTGCACGTATCAGGCCGGGGCCTGGCTGATGGATGTGCCCGCCCGCACCCTCCCCGATGAATTGACCTGGGAATGGATCAGCGGAGAGCTCTCGACCTTGTGGCAACCGTTCCTGCTGGGGTCGGTGGTGGTCGGGCTGGTACTGGGTGCCCTCGCCTATTGCCTGGTGATGATGTACTGGCGCTGGTGGGTGGCGCGGCAATGGGCGCGGCGCAAAAAAAGTCGTCAGGCGTGA